Genomic DNA from Sphingobium sp. V4:
CCGTAACCGCCGGACACGTCTTTCGTTCCGCAACATAACGCATCGACAAAACGACTCGTCGCCCCGCGCTTGTCGGTTCGTCCGCGCTCTGCCCTAAGAGCCTCAACGGGGTTAAGCTCTTAAAAAGTCGGGGTCGCAATCGGATGTTCGTAAGTCTTCGCGCGGTTTTCGCGGCATCTGTCCTTGCACTTTCCACCCTGATCGCCCTCCCCGCCAGCGCCGGCACCTTGCAGTGCGCGCCCTTCGCCCGTCAGATGTCGGGCATCGACATCCACGGCAACGCGAACAGCTGGTGGGGCCAGGCCGAAGGTCGCTACGCCCGCGGCCATGAACCGCGCGTCGGCGCCGTCCTGTCCTTCTCGTCCAGCCGTTCGATGCCGGTCGGCCATGTCGCCATGGTCAGCAAGGTGGTGAGCGACCGCGAAGTGCTGCTGACCCACGCCAACTGGTCCTATCGCGGCGGCATCGAGCGCGATGTCCGCGCCGTCGATGTCTCGCCCAACAATGACTGGACCGACGTGCGCGTATGGTATGGCCCGATCGGTGGCCTGGGGCTGCGCTCCAACCCGGCCAACGGCTTCATCTATGCCGACGCGCCGAAGGTTTCCGACCAGCCGGTCCGCATCGCATCGGCCGAAACCGCCGGCGGCGCTGCCCTGCGCGCTGCTTTCTAGAGCGTTTACCTTTTCCCAATCATCCCGGTTCTAGGATCGTCCCCGGTGGGGCGATTCTTGACATTGCGGGATCGCAAATGGTTCGAAAGACGATCTGGGCAGCCGCCTTGCTGCTGTCCGGGCTTATGGCTGCGCCTGCCTTCGGCGCGGCGATGTTGCAATGCGTGCCCTATGCCCGCATCGTGTCGGGCGTGGAGATACGCGGCGACGCGCTGACCTGGTGGGACCAGGCCGAGGGGCATTACAAGCGCGGCCATGAGCCGAAGAAGGGCGCGGTGCTGGCGTTCCGCCCCCATGGCCCGATGACGCTCGGCCATGTCGCCGTGGTCAGCCGGATATTGGACGACCGGCGCGTGCTGATCCGGCACGCCAACTGGTCGGCGCCCGGCGCGATCGAGGAAGATGTGCTGGCGATCGACGTATCGGATGACGGCGACTGGAGCCAGGTCCGCGTCTGGCACAGCCCGACCGGGCAAATGGGCGCACGGACCAATCCGACCTATGGCTTCATCTATCCCGCCCGGGCGAAGCTGCGCGATTTCACCCCCGACCCGTCGCTGGGCGACAGCGTGCGCTTCGCGACGCTGGGCGGGGATGGATGGGCCGGCCAGACGGCGCCGGCGGCAAAGGCGCCCCGGCAGACCGCGCCCAGGCTGGAGACCGATCTGCGCGTCGTGGCATTTGCCGACAGCGCCCCGGCGGAACGGACGCTGAGCGCGATCATCGCCGATGTGAAGCGCGGCACGATGATGAACTGAAAGAGAAAAGGGCGCCCGTCGATGGCGCCCCTGTCCCGTCGATTATTCGGCGTCGGCGGCCTTGTCCTCGGCGCCTTCGGCCGGCTTCTCGAACCAGGCCTCAACCTCGCCGTTCAGCTTGATCGTCAGCGGATTGCCATGGCGGTCGCGGGTCTTGCCGGCGGCGACGCGAATCCAGCCTTCGGAAATGCAATATTCCTCCACATCCTTGCGCTCCCGGCCCTTGAAGCGGATGCCGATGCCGCGCTGAAGCACGTCCATGTCGAAATGGGGGCTGCGCGGATTGGTGGACAGATGGTCGGGAGGCGTATCGCTCATGGTCGGATTCCTTGAAATGCTGGGCCGCGCCTAGCGTCTGCGGCCATGGGTCGTCAACCGCCGCGCGGGCCATCGACATCGCAGAAGATGCGCCGGATGACCCCCTGGTCCAGCCAGGCGGCGAAACGATTTTCCGCATCGGCGACGCCCGCGAAAGGATAGGCGACCGGGCGCTCGTCGATGGCGCGGCTGGCGCTGGTGAGGCGGGCGACGGCATCGGGCGCCGTGGTCAGGATGCGGCCGCGCCGGTCGGTCGAAGCGCTGTTGACGCCGATCACATGCCCGTCCTCGGCGAAGATCGGGCCGCCGCTGATCCCCGACAGGGTGCCGTCGCCCTCCGGGATGCGCGCGCGCTCGGCCCAGGCCAGCACCGGCTGGGTCAGCTCGCTCCGCCCCCGCCGCGCGCTCGCCGCGCCGATCAGTTCCGATACGACCAGCGTCGGCTCGCCCGCGGGAAAGCCCATATGATAGCCCGGCGTGCCCGGCTGCGGCGTGTGGTCGGACAGGGGCAGAGCATCGGGACTGGGCAATCCGTCGCGGACCAGCGCGGCGTCCGCCTCCCGGCTTTCGACCACCCGCGACACCGGGCTGGCATAGCGGCCATCCTCCAGCCCGATGCGGTTGCAGCCATGGGTGACATGCTCGGCGGTCAGCCAGGCGCCGTCCCGGTCGACGGCGAAGGCGGTGCCCATCGAATCGGCCGGGCCGCCGGGCCGGTCCTCGATCACGAACTGCTCGTCGCCCCATTGCGGCAGCGGACGGCGCGGCGAACGCGGATCATATTGCTCGACCTGGAGCGGCGGCGCGATGTCCTGCCCGAACCAGACCACGAGCAGCAGCGCGCCCAGCGCGAAGGGCAGACAGCCGCACCCTCCCCGCGCCTTGGAACGCGCCATCGGTTCAGCCCGCCACGGCCGCGGCGGTGAGGCAGGCGATCGCCGCCTTCATCATGGCCAGGAAGATCGCGGCCGATCGCTCGTTCGCCTCGATCCGGGCGGACAGCGTGCCGAGCAGGAAGTCGACCAGGCGGAAGGCGATGAGTTGCAGCACCAGCGTGACGCTGCCCCAGATAAGGATGTCCCAGATATTGACCGATCCCGCCAGGCAGAAGCCCAGCGGCACGGCCAGCCCGATCGCCGCCCCGCCAAGGGAAATGGCCGCGGCCTCGTTCCCGGCGCGGATCAGCGCGAATTCGTCGTGCGGAGTTATCCACAGGTAGATGGCAAGCGCCGCCAGCCAGACGAGGGTGGCGGTGCCAAGGTGCAGCAGCAGGATGGGCAGGCCGGACAACAGGCTCTGGATCACGGGCATGGGATCGGTCATGCCGGTGCAATGCCGGAAACCGCCTCCGGGTTCAATCGGCGCACATCATTCCCGGTCGGGCGTGGAGCCGGGACTCGCCTTGGCGCGCCCCGACTCCTCCAAACCGACCGAAGCGTCAGCGGCAGATCCGCACCCGCACATTGCGGTCGCGATAATAGTCGTAGCGCCAGTCGGTCCAGCAGCGCTGGCGGTAGGCATAGCGCCGGTCATAGCCGCGATGGCCCCGCCAGTCGCGACGGTCGCCACGCCAGTGCCGCCGGTCGTCCCAGCGCCGGTCGTCCCAGCGCCGACCTTCCCAGCGACCATCCCGATCACCGCGCCAGCCGTCGCGATAGTCGTGGGCCTGGGCCGGAACCGCCGCCGCGCCAAGGCCGGCAGTGGCCAGGGTCAGCGCCGCCACGCCCTTCCAGAAAAATCTCATGTCGCTCTCTCCTCTTCCACCCCCGCGCGGGGGCATGAGAGGGAGAATGCGCGTCACCGACTGAACCGGCCGCGAACATGGCTGTCAGCCATGGTTAAGGGATCAGCGGCCGCGCAGGGCCGCTTCCGCCTCCAGCATATATTCACGGGTGATCGGCAGGCTGTGGCGGTCGCGCACATACTGGACCTGGTAATTCACCATGCCGCCATGTTCGAACACGGTCGCCGCGCCGGCCAGGTAGAAGGTCCAGAGGCGGAAGAAACGTTCGTCATAGAGGGCGACGATATCGGCCTTGTGCGCCAGGGTCCGCTTGTACCATTCGCGGATGGTCAGGCCATAATGGATGCGCAGCACCTCCACGTCCGTCACCATCAGGCGCGTGCCCTCGCTGCCGCGGATCATCTCCGACAGGGCCGGGATATAGCCGCCGGGGAAGATATATTTCTGGGTGAAGGCATCGGTGATGCCCGGCCCGTCCACGCGCCCGATCGTGTGGATCAGCATCACCCCGTCGGGTGCCAGCAAGTCGCGGCACTTGTTGAAGAAGGTGCGGAAATGGGCGGTGCCGACATGCTCGAACATGCCGACCGACACGATCCGGTCGAACGGCCCATCCATGTCGCGATAGTCGATCAGCTCGAACCGGACATGATCGGCGACGCCTGCCTCCTCGGCGCGTTGGCGCGCCACCTTCAGCTGCTCTTCCGACAGGGTGATGCCGGTCACGTCGACGCCGCAGGTGCGGTGGAGGTAGAGCGCCATGCCGCCCCAGCCGCAGCCGATGTCCAGCACCTTCATGCCCGGCTTCAGGTGCAGCTTGGCGGCGATATGCGCCTTCTTGTCCTCCTGCGCCTGCTCCAGGCTGATCCCGGCCTCATTGTCCGCATCGGGATAATAGGCACAGCTATATTGGCGGTCGCGGTCCAAGAACAGGGCGTAGAGCGCGCCCGACAGGTCGTAATGATGGGCGACATTCGCCTTGGACCGCGACTTGTGGTTGATGCGCCAGAGCTTCTGGCGGACGCTCTTGAAGCTGCGGTTGAGAAAGGACTTGGCGTCGATCGAGCGCCCCTGCTCCCAGGGATTGTTGGCGCGGATCATGGACACGAATTCCATGATGCCGCCACCCTCTATGCCCACGCGGCCGTCGATCCAGGCTTCGGCCATGCCAAGGCGCGGGTCGCGGATGATGTCGAGCGGCACGCGCCCGTCCCTGAAACGCAGCGCCAGATTGGGAAAGGCCGGATCGGGCCGACCGACCGTGAAGCTGCCGCCAGTATGATAGTAAACCGTCAACTGGCCACGGCGAACCAAATGCTTGAGAACACGTTCAAACAATTTCATGCCGCTACCCTGTCATGTCGTTTTGCGAGCGTCAAATGCCGGCATACCAGTCATAACCGGCATGGTCCTCCCAATAGCCGCCCTTGCCCTTGCCGATCGCGGCCAGGCTCTCGACCGCCTCGATCCGCATCAGATATTTGGCCTGCTTGTAGCCCAGTTGCCGCTCGACCCGCAGCCGCAGCGGCGCGCCGTTGGCGACCGACAAGGGCCGGTCGTTGAGCGCGAAGGCGAGGATGGTCTGCGGGTGAAAGGCGTCGATCAGGTCGATGCTTTCATAATAGGGTTGCCCGCCGCCCATGCTGTCGGCGCAGTGGAAGACCAGATAGCGCGCCCGGTCTCGCAGCCCGGCACCGTCGAGGATCGTCCCGAGCGGCACCCCCCGCCATTTGCCGATCGCGCTCCAGCCCTCGACGCAGTCATGGCGGGTGATCTGCTCGCGATGGGGCAGCCGTCGCAAATCAGCCAGCGGCAGCGACAGCGGCCGCGCGACCAGCCCGTCGACCCGCAGCCGCCAGTCGGCGAAGCCGCCGCGCCACAGCGCCTTGTAGGCCGGCGTGTTCGGATTGGCCGTGCCGTTGGCGCGAAAGACGGGGGATATCTGGTCGGGGCGGAACTCCCGCGCAAGCGCGTCGCGCGCCATCAGGCTGCGCTGCGCCCATTTGTGGAAATTCTCGGCCGAGAACAGGGCCTCGCGAAAGCCCTCGTTCCGGACCAGTCGGTCGCAGCCGGCGAGCGAGGCGGTGGCCCCCAGCAGCAGCCCGCGGCGGGTAAGGATCATCGCCCTTCCCCCGGCAGGCGGTAGCGCCCGGTGATGATCGAGCGCAGTTCGTTCAGCGGTCCGGCAAGCAGCACCATGAGGATATGGACGAGGAAGAAGGCGACCAGCGCGAAGGCGGCGAGGAAGTGGAGCGACCGCGCCGACTGCCGCCCGCCGAACAGATCGACCAGCCAGGGCCAGGCCGCGTTCATCCCCGGCGACATGGTAAGGCCAGTCAGGATGACCAGCGGCAGGAGCAGGAAGATCACGCCGATGTAGCTCGCCTTCTGGAGGATATTGTAGCGCAGCGCCGCGACGCCCGTCGGGAAGCGCAGCCGGGCATGGTCCCTGATGTCCCGCCAGACATGACGCGGCGCCAGTTCGCCCCTACGAAAGGCGAGGTCGTCGGCGACATGCCGGTTGGCGAGGCTCCACACCATGTAGAGCAGCAGCGCGAAGG
This window encodes:
- a CDS encoding CHAP domain-containing protein, with product MFVSLRAVFAASVLALSTLIALPASAGTLQCAPFARQMSGIDIHGNANSWWGQAEGRYARGHEPRVGAVLSFSSSRSMPVGHVAMVSKVVSDREVLLTHANWSYRGGIERDVRAVDVSPNNDWTDVRVWYGPIGGLGLRSNPANGFIYADAPKVSDQPVRIASAETAGGAALRAAF
- a CDS encoding CHAP domain-containing protein, encoding MVRKTIWAAALLLSGLMAAPAFGAAMLQCVPYARIVSGVEIRGDALTWWDQAEGHYKRGHEPKKGAVLAFRPHGPMTLGHVAVVSRILDDRRVLIRHANWSAPGAIEEDVLAIDVSDDGDWSQVRVWHSPTGQMGARTNPTYGFIYPARAKLRDFTPDPSLGDSVRFATLGGDGWAGQTAPAAKAPRQTAPRLETDLRVVAFADSAPAERTLSAIIADVKRGTMMN
- a CDS encoding DUF3297 family protein, giving the protein MSDTPPDHLSTNPRSPHFDMDVLQRGIGIRFKGRERKDVEEYCISEGWIRVAAGKTRDRHGNPLTIKLNGEVEAWFEKPAEGAEDKAADAE
- a CDS encoding serine protease; translated protein: MARSKARGGCGCLPFALGALLLVVWFGQDIAPPLQVEQYDPRSPRRPLPQWGDEQFVIEDRPGGPADSMGTAFAVDRDGAWLTAEHVTHGCNRIGLEDGRYASPVSRVVESREADAALVRDGLPSPDALPLSDHTPQPGTPGYHMGFPAGEPTLVVSELIGAASARRGRSELTQPVLAWAERARIPEGDGTLSGISGGPIFAEDGHVIGVNSASTDRRGRILTTAPDAVARLTSASRAIDERPVAYPFAGVADAENRFAAWLDQGVIRRIFCDVDGPRGG
- a CDS encoding DUF350 domain-containing protein — translated: MTDPMPVIQSLLSGLPILLLHLGTATLVWLAALAIYLWITPHDEFALIRAGNEAAAISLGGAAIGLAVPLGFCLAGSVNIWDILIWGSVTLVLQLIAFRLVDFLLGTLSARIEANERSAAIFLAMMKAAIACLTAAAVAG
- a CDS encoding cyclopropane-fatty-acyl-phospholipid synthase family protein, which codes for MKLFERVLKHLVRRGQLTVYYHTGGSFTVGRPDPAFPNLALRFRDGRVPLDIIRDPRLGMAEAWIDGRVGIEGGGIMEFVSMIRANNPWEQGRSIDAKSFLNRSFKSVRQKLWRINHKSRSKANVAHHYDLSGALYALFLDRDRQYSCAYYPDADNEAGISLEQAQEDKKAHIAAKLHLKPGMKVLDIGCGWGGMALYLHRTCGVDVTGITLSEEQLKVARQRAEEAGVADHVRFELIDYRDMDGPFDRIVSVGMFEHVGTAHFRTFFNKCRDLLAPDGVMLIHTIGRVDGPGITDAFTQKYIFPGGYIPALSEMIRGSEGTRLMVTDVEVLRIHYGLTIREWYKRTLAHKADIVALYDERFFRLWTFYLAGAATVFEHGGMVNYQVQYVRDRHSLPITREYMLEAEAALRGR
- a CDS encoding molybdopterin-binding protein encodes the protein MILTRRGLLLGATASLAGCDRLVRNEGFREALFSAENFHKWAQRSLMARDALAREFRPDQISPVFRANGTANPNTPAYKALWRGGFADWRLRVDGLVARPLSLPLADLRRLPHREQITRHDCVEGWSAIGKWRGVPLGTILDGAGLRDRARYLVFHCADSMGGGQPYYESIDLIDAFHPQTILAFALNDRPLSVANGAPLRLRVERQLGYKQAKYLMRIEAVESLAAIGKGKGGYWEDHAGYDWYAGI
- a CDS encoding cytochrome b/b6 domain-containing protein, coding for MDSRPDTAGMIVRRHRLSTRLWHWLNALLLYVLFTSGLGIFNAHPRLYWGHYGANFDHAWLELERFPGWITLPGHYSLALSRHWHLAAAPIFAFALLLYMVWSLANRHVADDLAFRRGELAPRHVWRDIRDHARLRFPTGVAALRYNILQKASYIGVIFLLLPLVILTGLTMSPGMNAAWPWLVDLFGGRQSARSLHFLAAFALVAFFLVHILMVLLAGPLNELRSIITGRYRLPGEGR